In Humulus lupulus chromosome 7, drHumLupu1.1, whole genome shotgun sequence, the following are encoded in one genomic region:
- the LOC133788999 gene encoding uncharacterized protein LOC133788999, translating into MALSQPAKWTTVTSALPPWLRARSFRSEAALEAIAKASQDKVPSLVLYNYPSFSGAFSALFAHLFHSRLNLPCLILPFSSVEPLRVEDLCTEGLKRLYLLDFFGPKGFAKELSRRASFKVIGFDHRKSVLPIVPSEEDCPTNLTFHLNVEKSSSIAVYEYFSAKLAETKHSDGMIATLLESKDQGRVEMTLKHIEDTDLRRWSLADSKAFNIGLDKWRSKLNCLTNPYMYEQLMEINSAELIAMGNSYISTCERAAEKLLDKVFKVMLGRGFYGECLGVRADTNSDLVDEIGKKLSIKSAAAGLRPIGAVVHMQGNNLKICLRSIDSGIDTSEVAKAYGGGGSSRSSSFIIRMDEYNQWLSAI; encoded by the exons ATGGCGCTCTCACAACCCGCGAAATGGACGACCGTTACCTCAGCCTTGCCGCCATGGCTGCGAGCTCGGAGCTTCAGATCAGAAGCGGCATTGGAGGCCATAGCCAAAGCTTCCCAAGACAAGGTCCCTAGTTTAGTCCTCTACAACTATCCCTCCTTTTCTGGCGCTTTCTCGGCTCTCTTCGCCCACCTCTTTCACTCCCGTCTCAACCTCCCTTGTCTCATATTGCCTTTCTCTTCGGTCGAACCTCTCAG GGTTGAGGATTTATGCACTGAAGGCCTTAAGAGATTGTATCTTCTCGACTTTTTCGGTCCCAAAGGATTTGCCAAAGAGCTTTCTCGGCGAGCTTCGTTCAA AGTGATTGGATTCGATCATCGAAAATCAGTTCTTCCTATTGTACCTTCTGAGGAAGATTGTCCCACAAATCTCACATTTCATCTGAATGTTGAGAAGAGCAGCTCTATTGCTGTGTATGAATACTTCTCTGCTAAACTTGCTGAGACCAAACATTCTGAT ggaATGATTGCAACATTATTAGAATCAAAGGACCAAGGTCGTGTAGAAATGACACTCAAGCACATTGAAGATACTGATTTACGTAGATGGAGCTTAGCAGATTCGAAGGCGTTCAATATTGGACTTGACAAATGGCGGTCAAAGTTGAATTGCTTAACCAATCCATACATGTATGAACAG TTGATGGAGATTAATTCTGCTGAATTGATTGCTATGGGAAATTCTTATATTTCTACTTGTGAAAGAGCGGCGGAGAAGTTGCTTGATAAAGTTTTCAAAGTTATGTTGGGCAGAGGATTTTATGGGGAATGCCTG GGAGTTCGAGCAGATACAAATTCCGATTTAGTTGATGAAATTGGCAAGAAACTTAGTATAAAAAGTGCTGCTGCAGGTCTCAG GCCTATAGGAGCTGTTGTACACATGCAAGGAAATAATCTCAAAATATGCTTGAGGAGTATTGATAGTGGCATCGATACCTCTGAAGTTGCAAAA GCATATGGTGGAGGGGGCTCTTCAAGATCAAGCTCCTTTATCATAAGGATGGATGAGTATAACCAGTGGCTTTCTGCGATATAA